A region from the Sphingomonas flavescens genome encodes:
- a CDS encoding ShlB/FhaC/HecB family hemolysin secretion/activation protein: MLDDETAKLSWRVVRQAVGSALCSALLAMPVAASGQTTAPVPLPPTREEVTRPVAPTPPPRSRLQIEGGIARPPCALDGPEYRSIHFVLRGAEFEGLDGLTRADLAPAFQSMLGQDVPISTVCEIRDRAATILRDAGYIAAVQVPEQRIGDGIVRFRVLMARLTQVRVRGEAKGAESALAGYLSQLTKRPLFNRFEAERYLLLASDLPGYTVRLTLRPAGTAPGDVIGDVTVQRLPAYADFILQNGGSKTLGRWGGLLRGQMFGLTGMGDRTSLSVFTTADFKKQQTVQLSHDMRIGPQGLSLAGAFTYAWAKPTVAGADVLAKTMLGTVEVGYPFVRRQSRTVRGSIGLDVINQDVWYNHAKLTQDRLRTAFLRFGLDAVDTDFSSDFSSAEPPWRATSLLEIRQGLNGLGATRRCGTGGVNCLGAGFVPPTRIEGRADATIVRWTGFGEFRPIPKLTLALGLRAQYAWKPLFSFEEFAAGNYTVGRGYDPGAVLGDRGFGSQAEIRYGSRVPISAKKPAMEVYAFWDQARVRNLDDVTTTPGRLHLTSVGAGARISWNRFLLDSTMAYPLSRVGPLDRRPGPRFLVSLTTRLWPWKY; the protein is encoded by the coding sequence ATGCTGGACGACGAAACTGCTAAACTAAGTTGGCGCGTTGTTCGCCAAGCGGTGGGCAGCGCCCTCTGTTCAGCGCTCCTCGCGATGCCGGTCGCGGCGTCGGGCCAAACGACGGCGCCAGTTCCGCTGCCGCCAACTCGCGAAGAAGTGACTCGTCCGGTGGCGCCAACGCCACCACCCCGGAGCCGCCTGCAGATCGAGGGGGGCATCGCTCGGCCCCCATGTGCGCTGGACGGACCGGAGTATCGCTCGATCCACTTCGTCCTGCGTGGTGCCGAGTTTGAAGGGCTGGACGGCCTGACCCGCGCCGATCTCGCCCCAGCATTTCAGTCCATGCTGGGACAGGACGTGCCAATCTCCACGGTCTGTGAAATCCGTGACCGTGCAGCGACGATCTTGCGCGACGCCGGATACATCGCCGCGGTCCAAGTCCCGGAACAGCGCATCGGAGATGGCATCGTCCGATTCCGCGTGCTGATGGCGAGACTGACGCAGGTTCGCGTGCGCGGCGAAGCCAAAGGTGCTGAATCGGCTTTGGCCGGCTACCTGAGCCAACTCACGAAGCGCCCGCTATTCAACAGGTTCGAAGCCGAACGCTACCTGCTGCTCGCCAGCGATCTGCCCGGCTACACGGTCCGGCTGACGCTGCGGCCGGCAGGCACCGCCCCTGGCGATGTCATCGGCGACGTCACTGTTCAGCGTTTGCCAGCCTATGCGGATTTCATCCTGCAGAACGGCGGATCGAAAACGCTGGGCCGGTGGGGCGGATTGCTACGCGGTCAGATGTTCGGACTGACTGGAATGGGCGACCGTACTTCGTTGTCCGTCTTCACCACCGCTGACTTCAAAAAGCAGCAAACGGTTCAGCTCAGCCACGACATGCGTATCGGGCCCCAAGGCCTGAGCCTTGCCGGCGCCTTCACCTACGCCTGGGCGAAGCCAACGGTTGCCGGCGCCGATGTCCTTGCAAAAACGATGCTCGGGACGGTTGAAGTCGGTTACCCCTTCGTCCGGCGCCAATCTCGGACGGTGCGCGGATCGATCGGTCTGGATGTCATCAACCAGGACGTTTGGTATAACCACGCCAAATTGACACAGGACAGGCTGCGGACAGCATTCCTGCGGTTTGGCCTTGATGCGGTCGACACCGATTTCAGCTCCGACTTCTCGAGCGCCGAGCCGCCTTGGCGAGCCACGAGCTTGCTCGAGATTCGGCAAGGTCTGAACGGCCTGGGTGCCACCAGACGCTGCGGTACCGGAGGAGTTAATTGCCTTGGTGCAGGTTTCGTCCCGCCCACACGAATTGAGGGTCGAGCCGACGCGACCATTGTTCGGTGGACTGGTTTCGGAGAGTTCCGCCCGATTCCGAAACTGACATTGGCGCTGGGTTTACGTGCGCAATATGCGTGGAAGCCCCTCTTCAGCTTCGAAGAATTCGCCGCGGGCAATTACACGGTGGGAAGAGGCTATGATCCGGGTGCTGTCCTTGGCGATCGCGGCTTCGGCAGTCAGGCGGAAATTCGCTACGGCAGCCGCGTCCCGATCAGCGCGAAGAAGCCGGCGATGGAAGTCTACGCTTTCTGGGACCAGGCTCGGGTTCGCAATCTCGACGACGTCACAACGACGCCCGGTCGCTTGCATCTCACGTCGGTCGGCGCGGGCGCTCGGATCAGCTGGAACCGTTTCCTGCTGGACAGCACCATGGCCTACCCGCTGAGCCGGGTCGGACCGCTGGACCGGCGTCCCGGACCGCGCTTCCTCGTCTCACTGACAACCCGTCTTTGGCCGTGGAAATATTAG
- a CDS encoding KGG domain-containing protein: MDPAKQREIASKGGKASHGGGRPPSSSRRSASA, encoded by the coding sequence ATGGATCCCGCGAAGCAGCGGGAAATCGCTAGCAAGGGCGGCAAAGCCAGTCATGGAGGCGGGCGTCCGCCGTCGAGCAGTCGGCGGTCCGCCAGCGCCTGA
- a CDS encoding energy transducer TonB has product MAYRTDIGARDRGGAIAAVVGIHALLLFALLHLSGRIDLTDPQSALRTFDFSEVPPPPPPPPPKQKPAKPKEREGGSAPKNIKSEATPVVAPKPRIVTPPVQTIAAAETPRQGTAPTQGASDVRGPGTGAGGFGNGTGSGNGGDGPGGGGGIADPPHLISPVLRGRDFPPQITNAWPGGATVFMRLRVDARGAVSECTVDRGTGLPFIDNTLCNVVHDRLRFRPAVNRNGQAVAGWFGYAQPAPR; this is encoded by the coding sequence GTGGCCTATCGTACTGACATTGGTGCACGGGATCGCGGCGGCGCCATCGCGGCAGTCGTTGGCATTCATGCGCTTTTGCTCTTTGCGCTTCTTCACCTTTCCGGGCGCATCGACCTGACCGATCCGCAAAGCGCGCTGCGTACGTTCGATTTTTCCGAGGTGCCGCCACCACCTCCGCCGCCGCCACCAAAGCAAAAACCTGCCAAGCCCAAGGAGCGGGAAGGCGGGTCGGCGCCGAAGAACATCAAGAGCGAGGCGACGCCGGTCGTCGCGCCCAAGCCGCGAATCGTGACGCCGCCTGTCCAGACGATCGCTGCCGCCGAAACGCCGCGGCAGGGGACCGCGCCGACCCAAGGAGCATCCGACGTGCGGGGACCCGGCACCGGCGCCGGCGGCTTCGGCAATGGAACTGGAAGTGGGAACGGCGGCGATGGGCCGGGCGGCGGTGGGGGAATTGCCGATCCGCCGCATCTCATCTCGCCGGTGCTTCGGGGCCGGGACTTCCCTCCCCAGATCACCAATGCCTGGCCCGGCGGCGCCACGGTCTTCATGCGTCTGCGGGTCGATGCCCGCGGTGCCGTCAGCGAGTGCACCGTCGACCGCGGCACCGGACTCCCTTTCATCGACAACACGCTTTGCAACGTCGTCCATGACCGGCTTCGCTTCCGTCCTGCGGTCAACCGAAACGGTCAAGCGGTTGCAGGATGGTTCGGATACGCGCAACCAGCGCCGCGATAG
- the pgl gene encoding 6-phosphogluconolactonase, translating into MIEVEWWEYDSLDELADAVAGDVGFIIESAIDARGSSLIAVPGGSTGPAIFPKLAKQSLPWKKLTIVPTDDRLVPMDDERSNIRGIAKTFLPLGARVVPIAADIQDPKLAGNSADARLQDLPWPPDLVWLGMGSDGHTASIFAGPDMQDALDAPKARRAVGVTPDPMPADMPVPRVTLTRAAILSARTVTITITGQQKRDLLEQAIADGQSSKLPIGRVLAEAEQPIDIHWCP; encoded by the coding sequence ATGATCGAAGTCGAATGGTGGGAATATGATTCCCTGGACGAACTCGCCGACGCCGTTGCCGGCGACGTGGGATTCATCATCGAGAGCGCAATCGACGCTCGTGGTTCCTCGCTCATCGCGGTGCCCGGCGGGTCGACCGGCCCGGCGATCTTCCCCAAGCTCGCCAAGCAGTCGCTGCCGTGGAAGAAGCTGACCATCGTCCCCACCGACGACCGGCTGGTCCCTATGGACGATGAGCGCAGCAACATCCGCGGTATCGCCAAGACCTTCCTTCCGCTCGGCGCCCGGGTCGTCCCCATCGCCGCCGACATCCAGGACCCCAAGCTCGCCGGCAATTCGGCCGACGCCCGGCTGCAGGACCTGCCCTGGCCGCCGGACCTCGTCTGGCTCGGCATGGGCAGCGATGGGCACACCGCTTCGATCTTCGCCGGGCCCGACATGCAGGACGCGCTCGATGCGCCCAAGGCCCGCCGCGCGGTCGGCGTGACGCCGGACCCGATGCCCGCCGACATGCCGGTGCCCCGGGTGACGCTGACCCGTGCCGCGATCCTGTCGGCCCGGACGGTGACAATCACCATCACCGGCCAGCAAAAGCGCGATCTCCTCGAGCAGGCGATCGCCGACGGTCAGAGCTCGAAGTTGCCGATCGGCCGGGTGCTCGCCGAGGCTGAGCAGCCGATCGACATTCACTGGTGCCCGTGA
- a CDS encoding MFS transporter: protein MASATEQQENSRGTMARIIVASSAGTAFEWYDFFIFGSLAPVISKVFFAGLDPTAALIAALALFAVGFAFRPLGALIFGVVGDKLGRKGAFLVTVSLMGASTFLIGLLPTYAQAGSLAAVLLIFLRICQGVALGGEYGGAAIYVAEHAPANKRGAATGWIQSSASFGLLAALLVIVVTRQSVGEVAFSDWGWRIPFLVSAVLLAISVWMRAKLAESPEFARLREEGEIAKAPLREAFGERKSIQRVLIAFFGIMCAQGAVWYFTFFYMQVFLERSLGVPAGMKDMLLIVMTLVSAPLYVYFGWLSDRIGRKPVMIGGMLLALVLYFPASHWIASAANPQLVEAQQNTPIFVDTNPATCSVQFDPVGTAKYASACDIAKSSLVSKGINFTTRTSNDGRTYVIVGTEQVPIADGEALNGPDLKALKAKTGTDIGNELHAAGYPKQADRAHANLTLLVLLLLVFVVAATALYGPQAAALVEMFPTRVRYTAMSFPYHVGTGWVGGFLPVTSFAIGAITGNIYSGLWYSVIFTAISVVVSLFFVKETAGKHLREV from the coding sequence ATGGCCAGCGCAACAGAACAGCAGGAAAACAGTCGCGGCACGATGGCGCGGATCATCGTCGCCTCATCCGCGGGCACCGCGTTCGAATGGTACGATTTCTTCATCTTCGGCAGCCTCGCACCGGTCATCTCCAAGGTGTTCTTTGCAGGGCTGGACCCCACGGCCGCGCTCATCGCCGCGCTCGCCTTGTTCGCCGTCGGTTTCGCTTTCCGTCCGCTGGGCGCGCTGATTTTCGGCGTGGTCGGCGACAAGCTGGGGCGCAAAGGCGCGTTTCTCGTCACCGTCAGTCTGATGGGCGCCTCCACCTTCTTGATCGGCCTGCTGCCCACCTACGCGCAGGCCGGATCGCTGGCCGCGGTGCTGCTCATCTTCCTCCGCATTTGCCAGGGCGTCGCGCTCGGCGGCGAATATGGCGGCGCGGCGATTTACGTCGCCGAGCACGCCCCAGCGAACAAGCGCGGCGCGGCCACCGGTTGGATCCAGTCGTCCGCATCTTTCGGCCTGCTCGCCGCGCTGCTGGTGATTGTTGTTACGCGTCAGTCGGTCGGCGAAGTCGCGTTCAGCGACTGGGGCTGGCGCATCCCCTTCCTAGTCTCCGCCGTCCTGCTGGCCATCTCGGTCTGGATGCGCGCCAAGCTGGCCGAAAGCCCGGAATTCGCGCGTCTCCGTGAAGAAGGCGAGATCGCCAAGGCGCCGCTCCGCGAGGCGTTCGGTGAGCGCAAGAGCATCCAGCGCGTTTTGATCGCCTTCTTCGGCATCATGTGTGCCCAGGGCGCCGTCTGGTACTTCACCTTCTTTTACATGCAGGTGTTCCTCGAACGCTCGCTCGGCGTGCCCGCGGGCATGAAGGACATGCTGCTGATCGTGATGACGCTCGTCAGCGCGCCGCTCTACGTATACTTCGGCTGGCTCAGCGACCGGATCGGGCGCAAACCGGTGATGATCGGCGGCATGCTGCTCGCGCTGGTGCTCTACTTCCCCGCCTCGCACTGGATCGCCTCCGCCGCGAACCCGCAGCTGGTCGAGGCGCAGCAGAACACGCCGATTTTCGTCGATACCAACCCCGCCACCTGCAGCGTTCAGTTCGATCCCGTCGGCACCGCGAAATATGCCAGCGCCTGCGACATCGCGAAGTCGAGCCTGGTGTCCAAGGGCATCAACTTCACGACGCGGACGTCGAACGACGGCCGGACTTACGTGATCGTCGGGACGGAGCAGGTTCCGATTGCCGACGGCGAAGCGCTGAACGGTCCCGACCTGAAAGCGCTGAAGGCCAAGACCGGAACCGACATCGGGAATGAGCTCCACGCCGCGGGCTATCCCAAGCAGGCCGATCGGGCGCACGCCAACCTGACCTTGCTTGTCCTGCTGCTGCTTGTTTTCGTCGTCGCGGCCACGGCGCTCTACGGTCCGCAGGCCGCGGCACTGGTCGAGATGTTCCCGACCCGCGTGCGCTACACGGCGATGTCCTTTCCTTACCATGTCGGGACCGGCTGGGTTGGCGGCTTCCTGCCGGTGACGAGCTTCGCCATCGGCGCCATCACCGGCAACATCTATTCGGGCCTGTGGTACTCGGTGATTTTCACCGCAATCTCGGTCGTGGTCTCCCTGTTCTTCGTCAAGGAGACCGCGGGCAAGCACCTCCGCGAGGTCTAG